TTTGTgggaaacaaaatgaaaagtcAAATATGGATTGCTATTGATGGCAAACACTAGAAACAATCGATGAATTTTCTCCTAAGGCGTGGAGACTCGCCCATTTTGACAAGACTCTCAACATCCAATGGAGCACACTTACCCTCAATAGACTCTTAGTAACAAGGGAGTACTCAACCAACTTCCCTGGATCCTCAACAGCAAATGAGGACTCAACCACCCCTATCAAGCTTTCAGCATTTGCTAGAAGTTAATCAACATGGACATTATGATCAAATCAACATGGGCATTATTATCAACCCAACACTTCACAACTGGATCTTTCCACAGTCTCTTGGGTAGAATATGAAGCTCTGCGACAATAACATATAGAAGGGATGTAAGCACTACGAGACATGGCGATGATACTTTAAAACATGATCCCCAATATGGCATGATTTGCAACATTGAGGAGATTCATAGCTAAGGCTACCCAACTGTGGAAAGCCCAACAAAGAGATGTGGAGGTCAATTATTATCAAGGAAGCCATGCCTGACACCCATTCCCGGTCCTTTTCTTGCTAAGGAAATCAGTCAAAATTCCCACCATGAGGAGTTAATGCCTCTCCATGACAAGATGGAGAATAGGAGCAAAATTATCGAGGAGATAGGCGGAGCCTATGAAAGAAAAGATGCTAAAAAACTGTGGCAAGCACGTTGATAGGAGGAAGTAAAGCCCCCCACTAGGGGTTTGACGCCAAGGGATAGAGGGACATGTAATCACACCACAATGAGCATGCAAGATGATATGAAAATGGTGGTTGAGGAAATACTTGAACATAAGAGATTGGTCCCAGCCACAGAAGAACAACCAAGAAGGAGGTCCTGGATCATTGAGAACATATTGGGAAAGTCACTatcgaaaaaattcaagatgctGCAAATAACCCCCTATGCCAGTAAAGATGATCCTGACGATCACATTCAAAATTATGAGTCCCTAATGATGCTTAAGCTtgtgatgatgaaattatgcgTCAAGCATTCTCACTGACTTTGACAGGACATGCTCAAACTTGGTTCAATAGCTTTCCCGAAGCATCTAACTTCTTATTTGGGCAATTAATGGAAGAATTCACCAAAGCATTTGTTATTAAtagtttaaaaaagaaaaatgcaacaTACCTCCTTAGTATTTTGTAGGGAGGCAAAAAGACCATTTGTCAATACGTGGATATGGGGACTATATAAAATCATCTCTTAAGCTTACATGATATTTTGAGGACTTATGTCATATGTGTAGTAAGTGTTCCTACTATAGTCAAAAGATTCTTGAGATTACTCATTCTAGTttcaatgaattttataatGACCGAGGATCAATTGGTTTAGTAAAAGAAGGTTGTTCGTGTTTGTTGGAAGCCACGATCAAGTGCACAAATAGTTACAAGAGAAGGCAACGGAGTGATAACAAGTTAAGTGAATGCTATGAAGATtcaaattgcaacttaaatacAGACAAGAAAACTACTAAGATGCATAAATAggactaaaaaatttaaattaaatgagaatatcaataataaaaaaaaattaatgcttGTGATGTAacaaataagattttttttttgggtttctttatctctttctctctctctctttttggctgactatgaaagaaaattaaatgtaCCTAAAACAATTTATTAAGGATACCCAATAAATAATATCAGTCAAGCTTGCAAAGTGAAGAATGCACCTTTAACCAAAGCAAggttgaatttaattttggttAGAAGAAATTATTCCTACTATAGGCTAGACTTGGCTAATCAGTGGCTAGGATCATAAGAAGGGGATGTGTTGCGACAACTAGGCTGGCTTGGCTAATGGGTCAATAAGTGAAAACTTTGGGCTAACTTAATCAAGTAACTTGAAGAGCTAGGTTCTTGGTTTTCAAGGGAGATCTGGGTCTTGGTAAGTAGGTAATGGGTCTTCAAGTCGGGTTAGGGTCTGAAATCGGGTTATGAAAAAGACTTGCTGTGGAGTGAGTAGGCAACTAAGGATCGGATGTGGCCGTTAGGGGTGTGTaaatgatcttttctattattgaattgatcaaaattaattaatcaacttAATTGAATTGGGAAAATAAAAGCGAATCGAATGATCGATTAAACCAAATAATCAAACTCATCGATAACCAACTTAACCAAACATAAATCATATAAATCGAATTGAAAATCGaactaacacaaaaaattagaaaaaaaaaatataactttttgATAGACcgaaaaaatcaaactaaccgattgaaaaaaaaaaaaaaatcgattgTAAACTTTTAAGTACCAActcaagaaaataatttaaaaaaaaacgaCGAAATTTATATTTCCGTTTGGCTATTccaataaagaaaattaaatcaaaatttaaaaattgaacttcctaaaaaatacataatcaaaccgaaccattaaaagaaaatgactaAACTGAATTGGTAAGTTCAATCGATTTAGTTCAATAAATTCGATTAAACCAATATCTGCTCTCCCTTAGTTGTGGGATTCTGATGAGGTCGCAACAAGGTGTTGCAGTGACAGAGGACTACCAACCCTGGCGGACAAGTGTTACGTCAGTTTCATTGATGATAACTGATTTCGGCGAGGTTGTCGCCTAGAGCTCCAACTTCTCTAGTGAGGGTTCTGCTAAGTGTAGAAAGCTGCTGATATTGGCTTTAGGTGATGGCTTGGATGGTAGAAAGCTAACGGTGCAGTTTACTGAAACCTTGAAGAACTCGACAATCCAGATTGTGTGTTGGAATGAATGGTGATAGAAAGACAAGACCTGATGATtttcaatacaaattttagaaaattcctAAAATCAATTCAGGAATTTcgattgtattaattaatttggaactccaactaaacaaataaaagtaattttaaattatttaacattaatattaatatttaatattatttattaaaatctGATCTACACACATCGCTATGAAATTATCTATaagaaactaataaataaaataatgactaaaatctatttagatagaaaattaaatttgatgcttgttttatattattttataatatttaataaaataaaaggacaactttaatcttataaaaaattttaaaattgtgactagaaaaaatattattgttaaataaaatgataaatgacataattatcttaatattaataattaaaatgacaaaaaaaaaacaattctatttggatagattctatccaaataaatttattgttaatttagtCTCATCAATCTATGGCACAACAGAGTTCTATCGTATGTTTCACAGAGCAACAAGCATTAGATCAAAGCTTCCAAACaaacatacacacatacattaCAACAAGCAAATGGCATCCAGCACCAGCAATTGTGGATGGCTCCTCACCAACTCTCTTCAAGCAACAACACCCTCATCCTCAAACGGACAACTCTATCTTGGAAACCAAAATTCCGTCAGTGTCGGCGTAGAGCCATTCCCCATCGCAGATTCTTGTCCCTGCAATTGTCACCGGAACATGCTTCTCTCCAACACCCTTCTTGTTAGCTTTCATTGGGTGGGAAGCAAGAGCTCTCACTCCGATATCACAACCATTGATTTCGTCCACATCCCTAATACAACCGTTGACTACTATGCCCGCCCATCCGTTATTTTGAGCCTGCACAACAGGGTTGCCCCCTAATATTGCACACCGCTGGCTGCCACCGCCATCCACAACAAGAACCCttccatttcctttctcttccaGAAACTCCCGAACCAGAACATTGTCTTCGAACACTTTGAGCGTGACTATTGGCCCGGAAAAGACCTGGCGGCGGCCATATATCTGGAAAACTGGCTGCAGTGCCCGGAGTTCACCACTCACAATGAGCTGTGGGTTGGCATCACAAAATTCAGCTGTAGTAACCAGTGCCATTGTTATCCCAACCACCTTTAGGGAAAAGATGTTTAGATTTCAGATTAATGATGGCAACAAAGAAAGTTAtactaacaataataatttcttccaagaaaataataaaaaaaaaatactagcaataacatattaaagcgaatgattaatttagagaataagaataatttcttatcaagaaaacaacaaaaataacacaaacaGTAACAGCAACAAGAGCTGCTTcttttttaaaacatattaaagCAAAGGTTTAATTCAGAGTAGATGTCAACATGATGACTGGCTACACCCAATGTTCTTGCCAGTCCATGGCATATCATGATTCATGGGTATTGACGGCATCCCAAACATATAATAAGGACAtgccaatttatttttgataac
The sequence above is a segment of the Diospyros lotus cultivar Yz01 chromosome 7, ASM1463336v1, whole genome shotgun sequence genome. Coding sequences within it:
- the LOC127806736 gene encoding putative 4-hydroxy-4-methyl-2-oxoglutarate aldolase 2; this encodes MALVTTAEFCDANPQLIVSGELRALQPVFQIYGRRQVFSGPIVTLKVFEDNVLVREFLEEKGNGRVLVVDGGGSQRCAILGGNPVVQAQNNGWAGIVVNGCIRDVDEINGCDIGVRALASHPMKANKKGVGEKHVPVTIAGTRICDGEWLYADTDGILVSKIELSV